The following are from one region of the Numenius arquata chromosome 23, bNumArq3.hap1.1, whole genome shotgun sequence genome:
- the RARA gene encoding retinoic acid receptor alpha isoform X3, whose product MASNSSSCPTPGGGHLNGYPVHPYAFFFPHMLGGLSPPSTLAGIQHQLPVSGYSTPSPATVRNDRNKKKKDVPKPECSESYIITPEVEELIEKVRKAHQETFPALCQLGKYTTNNSSEQRVSLDIDLWDKFSELSTKCIIKTVEFAKQLPGFTTLTIADQITLLKAACLDILILRICTRYTPEQDTMTFSDGLTLNRTQMHNAGFGPLTDLVFAFANQLLPLEMDDAETGLLSAICLICGDRQDLEQPDKVDKLQEPLLEALKIYVRKRRPNKPHMFPKMLMKITDLRSISAKGAERVITLKMEIPGSMPPLIQEMLENSEGMDTLGGQPGGSCSPSLSPSSNRSSPATHSP is encoded by the exons ATGGCCAGCAACAGCAGTTCCTGCCCCACGCCCGGAGGGGGGCACCTCAACGGTTACCCCGTGCACCCCTACGCCTTCTTCTTCCCCCACATGCTGGGGGGGCTCTCCCCCCCCAGCACGCTGGCCGGCATCCAGCACCAGCTGCCCGTCAGCGGATACAGCACCCCTTCGCCCGCCA CCGTCCGCAACGACCGGAACAAGAAGAAGAAGGACGTGCCCAAGCCGGAGTGCTCGGAGAGCTACATCATCACCCCCGAGGTGGAGGAGCTCATCGAGAAGGTGCGCAAAGCCCACCAGGAGACCTTCCCCGCCCTCTGCCAGCTCGGCAAATACACTACG AACAACAGCTCGGAGCAGCGGGTCTCCCTGGACATCGACCTGTGGGACAAGTTCAGCGAGTTGTCCACCAAGTGCATCATCAAGACGGTGGAGTTTGCCAAGCAGCTCCCcggcttcaccaccctcaccatcGCCGACCAGATCACCCTCCTCAAAGCCGCCTGCCTCGACATCCTG ATCCTGCGGATCTGCACGCGCTACACGCCGGAGCAGGACACCATGACCTTCTCGGACGGGCTGACGCTGAACCGCACGCAGATGCACAACGCCGGCTTCGGGCCCCTCACCGACCTGGTCTTCGCCTTCGCCAACCAACTGCTGCCGCTGGAGATGGACGATGCCGAGACGGGGCTGCTCAGCGCCATCTGCCTCATCTgcggag accgCCAGGACCTGGAGCAGCCCGACAAAGTGGACAAGCTGCAGGAGCCGCTGCTGGAGGCGCTGAAGATCTacgtgaggaagaggaggcccAACAAGCCCCACATGTTCCCCAAGATGCTGATGAAGATCACGGATCTCCGCAGCATCAGCGCCAAGG GCGCCGAGCGGGTGATCACGCTGAAGATGGAGATCCCAGGGTCGATGCCGCCCCTCATCCAGGAGATGCTGGAGAACTCGGAGGGCATGGACACGCtgggggggcagccggggggcagctgcagccccagccttTCACCCAGCTCCAACCGCAGCAGCCCGGCCACGCACTCGCCGTGA
- the RARA gene encoding retinoic acid receptor alpha isoform X1, with protein MASNSSSCPTPGGGHLNGYPVHPYAFFFPHMLGGLSPPSTLAGIQHQLPVSGYSTPSPATVETQSTSSEEIVPSPPSPPPLPRIYKPCFVCQDKSSGYHYGVSACEGCKGFFRRSIQKNMVYTCHRDKNCIINKVTRNRCQYCRLQKCFEVGMSKESVRNDRNKKKKDVPKPECSESYIITPEVEELIEKVRKAHQETFPALCQLGKYTTNNSSEQRVSLDIDLWDKFSELSTKCIIKTVEFAKQLPGFTTLTIADQITLLKAACLDILILRICTRYTPEQDTMTFSDGLTLNRTQMHNAGFGPLTDLVFAFANQLLPLEMDDAETGLLSAICLICGDRQDLEQPDKVDKLQEPLLEALKIYVRKRRPNKPHMFPKMLMKITDLRSISAKGAERVITLKMEIPGSMPPLIQEMLENSEGMDTLGGQPGGSCSPSLSPSSNRSSPATHSP; from the exons ATGGCCAGCAACAGCAGTTCCTGCCCCACGCCCGGAGGGGGGCACCTCAACGGTTACCCCGTGCACCCCTACGCCTTCTTCTTCCCCCACATGCTGGGGGGGCTCTCCCCCCCCAGCACGCTGGCCGGCATCCAGCACCAGCTGCCCGTCAGCGGATACAGCACCCCTTCGCCCGCCA CCGTGGAGACGCAGAGCACCAGCTCGGAGGAGATCGTGCCCAGCCCGCCCTCgccgccccccctgccccgcatctaCAAGCCCTGCTTCGTCTGCCAGGACAAGTCCTCGGGCTACCACTACGGGGTCAGCGCCTGCGAGGGCTGCAAG GGCTTCTTCCGCCGCAGCATCCAGAAGAACATGGTGTACACGTGCCACCGGGACAAGAACTGCATCATCAACAAGGTGACGCGCAACCGGTGCCAGTACTGCCGCCTCCAGAAGTGCTTCGAAGTCGGCATGTCCAAGGAGT CCGTCCGCAACGACCGGAACAAGAAGAAGAAGGACGTGCCCAAGCCGGAGTGCTCGGAGAGCTACATCATCACCCCCGAGGTGGAGGAGCTCATCGAGAAGGTGCGCAAAGCCCACCAGGAGACCTTCCCCGCCCTCTGCCAGCTCGGCAAATACACTACG AACAACAGCTCGGAGCAGCGGGTCTCCCTGGACATCGACCTGTGGGACAAGTTCAGCGAGTTGTCCACCAAGTGCATCATCAAGACGGTGGAGTTTGCCAAGCAGCTCCCcggcttcaccaccctcaccatcGCCGACCAGATCACCCTCCTCAAAGCCGCCTGCCTCGACATCCTG ATCCTGCGGATCTGCACGCGCTACACGCCGGAGCAGGACACCATGACCTTCTCGGACGGGCTGACGCTGAACCGCACGCAGATGCACAACGCCGGCTTCGGGCCCCTCACCGACCTGGTCTTCGCCTTCGCCAACCAACTGCTGCCGCTGGAGATGGACGATGCCGAGACGGGGCTGCTCAGCGCCATCTGCCTCATCTgcggag accgCCAGGACCTGGAGCAGCCCGACAAAGTGGACAAGCTGCAGGAGCCGCTGCTGGAGGCGCTGAAGATCTacgtgaggaagaggaggcccAACAAGCCCCACATGTTCCCCAAGATGCTGATGAAGATCACGGATCTCCGCAGCATCAGCGCCAAGG GCGCCGAGCGGGTGATCACGCTGAAGATGGAGATCCCAGGGTCGATGCCGCCCCTCATCCAGGAGATGCTGGAGAACTCGGAGGGCATGGACACGCtgggggggcagccggggggcagctgcagccccagccttTCACCCAGCTCCAACCGCAGCAGCCCGGCCACGCACTCGCCGTGA
- the RARA gene encoding retinoic acid receptor alpha isoform X2 has product MYEGAAVAGLPPGPFLRMDFYGPGRGCLLPERGPPAPRGAPRRPPPWSSSGRSVETQSTSSEEIVPSPPSPPPLPRIYKPCFVCQDKSSGYHYGVSACEGCKGFFRRSIQKNMVYTCHRDKNCIINKVTRNRCQYCRLQKCFEVGMSKESVRNDRNKKKKDVPKPECSESYIITPEVEELIEKVRKAHQETFPALCQLGKYTTNNSSEQRVSLDIDLWDKFSELSTKCIIKTVEFAKQLPGFTTLTIADQITLLKAACLDILILRICTRYTPEQDTMTFSDGLTLNRTQMHNAGFGPLTDLVFAFANQLLPLEMDDAETGLLSAICLICGDRQDLEQPDKVDKLQEPLLEALKIYVRKRRPNKPHMFPKMLMKITDLRSISAKGAERVITLKMEIPGSMPPLIQEMLENSEGMDTLGGQPGGSCSPSLSPSSNRSSPATHSP; this is encoded by the exons ATGTACGAGGGCGCGGCGGTGGCGGGGCTGCCCCCCGGCCCCTTCCTCCGGATGGATTTctacgggccgggccggggctgccTGCTGCCGGAGCGcggcccccccgcgccccgcggcgccccccgccgccccccgccgtgGAGCAGCTCCGGCCGCT CCGTGGAGACGCAGAGCACCAGCTCGGAGGAGATCGTGCCCAGCCCGCCCTCgccgccccccctgccccgcatctaCAAGCCCTGCTTCGTCTGCCAGGACAAGTCCTCGGGCTACCACTACGGGGTCAGCGCCTGCGAGGGCTGCAAG GGCTTCTTCCGCCGCAGCATCCAGAAGAACATGGTGTACACGTGCCACCGGGACAAGAACTGCATCATCAACAAGGTGACGCGCAACCGGTGCCAGTACTGCCGCCTCCAGAAGTGCTTCGAAGTCGGCATGTCCAAGGAGT CCGTCCGCAACGACCGGAACAAGAAGAAGAAGGACGTGCCCAAGCCGGAGTGCTCGGAGAGCTACATCATCACCCCCGAGGTGGAGGAGCTCATCGAGAAGGTGCGCAAAGCCCACCAGGAGACCTTCCCCGCCCTCTGCCAGCTCGGCAAATACACTACG AACAACAGCTCGGAGCAGCGGGTCTCCCTGGACATCGACCTGTGGGACAAGTTCAGCGAGTTGTCCACCAAGTGCATCATCAAGACGGTGGAGTTTGCCAAGCAGCTCCCcggcttcaccaccctcaccatcGCCGACCAGATCACCCTCCTCAAAGCCGCCTGCCTCGACATCCTG ATCCTGCGGATCTGCACGCGCTACACGCCGGAGCAGGACACCATGACCTTCTCGGACGGGCTGACGCTGAACCGCACGCAGATGCACAACGCCGGCTTCGGGCCCCTCACCGACCTGGTCTTCGCCTTCGCCAACCAACTGCTGCCGCTGGAGATGGACGATGCCGAGACGGGGCTGCTCAGCGCCATCTGCCTCATCTgcggag accgCCAGGACCTGGAGCAGCCCGACAAAGTGGACAAGCTGCAGGAGCCGCTGCTGGAGGCGCTGAAGATCTacgtgaggaagaggaggcccAACAAGCCCCACATGTTCCCCAAGATGCTGATGAAGATCACGGATCTCCGCAGCATCAGCGCCAAGG GCGCCGAGCGGGTGATCACGCTGAAGATGGAGATCCCAGGGTCGATGCCGCCCCTCATCCAGGAGATGCTGGAGAACTCGGAGGGCATGGACACGCtgggggggcagccggggggcagctgcagccccagccttTCACCCAGCTCCAACCGCAGCAGCCCGGCCACGCACTCGCCGTGA
- the GJD3 gene encoding gap junction delta-3 protein codes for MGEWGFLSSLLDAVQEHSPMVGRFWLVVMLLFRILVLATVGSDVFEDEQEEFVCNTQQPGCKPVCYDAAFPISHYRFLVFHVVVLSAPAALFVIFAVHQAAKPGGGGVPGQRARRLQPFYVGSVVARIAAELGFLLGQALLYGFRVQPLFVCRRRPCPHRVDCFVSRPTEKTVFIHFYFVVGLVSALLSLAELAHLLRKGPPPRGGCCHRPQERGPAPGQPAGAAEEPCRPSVSPPRGDLTV; via the coding sequence ATGGGCGAGTGGGGCTTCCTGAGCTCGCTGCTGGACGCGGTGCAGGAGCACTCGCCCATGGTGGGACGGTTCTGGCTGGTGGTGATGCTCCTTTTCCGCATCCTGGTCCTGGCCACGGTGGGCAGCGACGTCTTCGAGGACGAGCAGGAGGAGTTCGTCTGCAACACGCAGCAGCCGGGCTGCAAACCCGTCTGCTACGACGCCgccttccccatctcccactaCCGCTTCCTCGTCTTCCACGTCGTCGTGCTCTCGGCCCCCGCCGCGCTCTTCGTCATCTTCGCCGTCCACCAAGCGGCCaagccggggggcgggggggtccccggCCAGCGTGCCCGCCGCCTCCAGCCTTTCTACGTGGGTAGCGTGGTGGCCCGCATCGCGGCCGAGCTGGGCTTCCTGCTGGGTCAGGCGCTGCTCTACGGCTTCAGGGTGCAGCCGCTCTTCGTCTGCCGCCGCCGGCCCTGCCCGCACCGCGTCGACTGCTTCGTCTCCCGCCCCACCGAAAAAACCGTCTTCATCCACTTCTACTTCGTGGTGGGGCTGGTCTCGGCGCTGCTCAGCCTGGCCGAGCTCGCCCACCTCCTGCGCAAGGGACCCCCGCCCCGGGGTGGGTGCTGCCACCGGCCACAGGAGCGGGGTCCGGCCCCCGGGCAGCCGGCGGGGGCCGCGGAGGAGCCGTGTCGCCCCAGCGTGTCCCCACCACGGGGGGACCTGACCGTGTAG